Part of the Triticum urartu cultivar G1812 chromosome 2, Tu2.1, whole genome shotgun sequence genome, AAATTTGTGAACCAACCAACCACATATCCTAATGTACATTCTCCATTATATTACACGTCCCACAATTCCACCCTTCTTTTCCTTCATTCGCCTCTGACAAGCAGCTGGTGTTGTGTTGCATTTCCTAAGTACACATGTGCTTTTGCTTCTACTCCGCATTTGACTAATATACATACGAAATATAGTTTCATAACATAAAAAGCCGATTTGATCAAGTGTATTCATGGAGATAGTACAACCATTTAGGCAAGACGATGCATTAGGTTGACCGACCACACATAAATGAGCACTTAAAAGAGGATCCAAATTGGACGGTCGTTCCAAACTGCCGTTGGAGCGGGGGTTCAAGTTCAAGCCCATGCACATGGCTAGGGGGGCGTGTGGGGCCCCGCCATCGCCCTCTCATGCATGCATGGCCCTGGTTACGGTTGGTGCCACCTAATTCGGCATCATCACCTCTCATCATCCAACGCGCACAGCATGAGATGATACAACCGTATGGCCTGATTTCTAAAGTTTGTCTTTGCCTAGCTATAGCTTCTTAATTAAGACAAGCAACGGGCTTTGTTCTCCATGAGATTTCGCTCCACATGCAATCACGCATCATGCATGCACAACTGGGCAGGGACTGATCAGGATAGCATTAGCATACCTGCATAGGCACGTACGTACAGATCGTGGTGGAGTGATGATCATGATGAATCACGAGAGATCTCTCGCCTTGTTTGGATCGGCCAGCCTACTTGCTTGCAACCGGCCGGCCGTCGGAGTGCTTCTGTTGTTCTTTACGACGTCATGATAGCCAGCCAGCCGTGTACGTACGCCGGACGTTGCATGCTGTGTACGTTAATCTTAAAGAAGAAATGAGGTGGTAGCGCTAATTTTCTTTCTCTTTAACGCAACCGATCCAACTAATTAAAGCACAAGTTTTTTCGGAAGCATGCAGTACGCCATCATCCTTGTGAACCATACATGTATGATACGTACGCAGTAGCGGTCGGTGGACGGTAGGAGTACAGTACCGCGTGTAGAGATTATAGAATTTGATGAAAGaaatggagagagagagagagagagagagagagagagagagagaccccaATCCTGTAGTCCTGCGGAGCTTTCTCCTTCGTTATCTTCCATTCACATGCAGGTGCATGCATGCATCTAGTATGTGTCATGTGGTATTGCTTTTGCTCAGGGTACGGTTCTTCCATCGCATTTGAGCTGAGGTGTCCTTAAACACCCTTCACCACTCATTTTTTTTCCGCAAAAGGTGGATTTTATTGTCATAAAATGAAACATCAAAAAGATACATAACACAATGAGCACACTTGCACACGTCCAGCCCTTGCATAGCTGAATGCATAGAGCCACTAAcaactcacacacacacacgtgaAAACACGCCGGCGactagatcatgttcattgccacTCACTCATGCTTGTTGTATCCTTTTCAACCGAATCCGGCTGCATATATTTCTTCCTGGAAAAAGGATATCCAGATCCCAATAGTTCTCGTCGGAAAAGGAGAAAGTTCTGGCCATGAACCCAGCTAGAACCTGGAGCCTCCAAACATGCTAGCACGTGCCAAAAGGTTTTGACTAGGGATGGCATGGCAGAGAGGTCCGTTCATTCCCCTAGCCGGTGCGTGCATGCACGGACTAAAATAGCTCTAATTATTTATACATATGTATTGTATTGCATGCTTAGTTTTCTTGAGTTTCAACTACATTTTAATTTGAGAGGAGACGTGTAAGGTTGGCACACACAGAAAAAAGAAAAGGGTTATTGGTCGATGGAAGACATGCCACATGCATGGGGGCACTGCACTATCCGGATGAGCCTCTCTGTATCGTGGACGTGTACTTCTGTACTACAACCAATAATTCGCGTGTACTGTAGCTACCCGAATTCCCACGATCGGCACGCATGCCGGATTCTGAATTTCACGCTCACAATTCGAGCCACTTGGCCTCAATTACCGTTTCATAGTCAATTTTTGTGAAGCCACATTGTACTCCCCCGtttttttttactttgcatataaGATTTGTTAGAAGTCAAACATTGGAAAGATTAACCaattttatagaaaaatatatCAATATTCATAATATGAAATCAATACATTACATGCATCAGGAAATTAATTTGTAATATTGTATAACTTTAGTATTGTAGATAGATGTTGGcttttttagtataaatttggtctgACTTTATATAGTTTAACTCCAGACAATTCTTAACACGGAGTAAATAGAAATGAAGGGAGTACACACAAATTAATTTGGTGTACTTATTGCATCTTAAATTTTGGGGGCCTTGATAATTAAAAGCCACATGCACGTGGTTGATTTGCCAATGTTGTTAATCTAgcttttcctgcaaaaaaataaTTCTAGCTTGCGCTTCAAAATGGAAAATTCGGTGGTCCAAATCTATTTTTAAGCAAATTTCAGTTTTCTCTCCTAATTAGTTATAATCCTGTGATTTTCTTTATTTTATCATGTTTGTTATTTCCCAAGACTAGCAATGTGGATCTTGACATTATGACATGGTAGCCAACTATTCCCGCAAAAAAACAAGACATGGTAGCCAACTAGACACACATCTTAGGCCCCTATTTTGCATGGGAGTATCCACTGCGGCGCAGAAGAAAAAGAAAGGCGACGTAAATCTTGCCTAGTGCAACCAGCCTTCGGCGGCTCCCCTCCACTGATGACCTCTCGCTCGTTGATGCTGAGGTGGATCGCCTGATCTCACGCATCCGTGTATTTGTAGGGATGGGGCCTTAGTGGTTTAGATTTTCTGCCATTCAACGACTTGACCTCGACATGGGTGACACAACAGTGAATAATATTACTTAGTTCCTCCCCCGATGTGGCTTTTGCCTTGATTTTATTATACGAATGAGATGCGTATTACCATGAAAAAAATAGCAGCATAATACACTATTTATTGGAGTTTTGCGGAATTTGATGAAATTTAAGGGATTTGGACAATACTTTTTTACGTCTCTAACAAGTAACGGGTACGCCACTGAGTTGTGCATGCAGTCAACTGTCATGTTGTTTTAACATGTGGATTTAGGTTTTTAGTTTGAGAAAAAATATAAAATAGGAATCAATCATGATGTCATAGTTAGGAATAAAATGTGGCAAAAATTGTAACAGGTAAAAACGTTTACAATGTCATAAATAGAAGTTAAAAATGAAGTTTAACCTATTTTTGCTAAGGCAGCTAATTCAGTTATGATACTCCGTCCTatccaaaaaagaaagaaagagaattGACATCAATTGATTATCTATTTTTTGGGAGAAGATCCTTGAGTGTACCGCTTCAGAGTTATCATCCAGAAGCATTCACATCTTTTAATTACAATGAGTGGTGAGACACTAAGTCATTTCTTTAACCCCATCAAAAAGAGCTCGAATTTGTTTATAGCTTGCCTTTGGTGGTTCAAAGACAAAAGATAAATCAAATGCCTGATCTTTAATTATGTGGATCAAACAGTGATAATGACATCTCCCCTACACAAGAGAATTCAGAGGAAAAACAATGAAACACGAGAAGCTACAGTCAATTTGAAAAACATACAAGAACAAATCCTCGCAAAAAAAAAGACATACATGAACAAATGAGCAACACACTTCCTCTAAAAAAAGGAGCAACAAACCTTTTGTGGTTCATATGTGTTTAAATAACACTGAACATTTGCTCTTTTTTCCCCTTAAATATCTTTGAATATTCTTACACATGTAGTAGCTGGCCATGCTAGGGGGTGGACAGTTGTTGAAAAGGAATCACACGTTTTCATCATCGTCCAGCAGTATTGAATCATGCACCGACAATTCATATGCTGGAATATCTATGGAGTCTATGACCATCACATCACATCACTTGGTTAATGATGCGCAATCAGTGTGCGACACATGGTAGAGTCAAAGTTGTCCTTTATAAAAACTACTCCTACCATGGTTACAAACAGAGTTGGGTGCGGTTAATCTAACAAGCCTGCATGATTCAGCTTAGGACACGGGGCCAGCCTCACATGCAGTGATTCCCCAGCTAGTGTCAAGTATTTTGATGGCTAGTACCTCGGGAAAACGACAGACGAGATCGATCATGAGATTAGGGGGGAGCAATGCCAGACGACGATTGTCGATTCGGTTTGAGACCTCGGAATAGTGCATGAGACTGAGAGGCACATGTTCAGACTTCACCAGTTCAATTTTCTTCCAAGTTCATGTGCACTTCTCTTCTTCGCCCGTGGCCGTCTTAGATAAACGCAGTACAATTTCTGGCCAGGAATTTGCAAATAAGCACCGGGAAAGCATGTACGGTGGGAGCAAAAAATCGAGATGTTTTGTAAGCTCTTTGAAAAGGAGAAGATATCAACTGCTGGTAGACTGAATGTCGGAGCGTCAGTTGGAAGGAAAGGGTAGCTCAGCCAGCCAGTCTACCTGAAACGAAACAGCTGCAGGTGCGAGTATTCAATGGGACGGCTATCTGTCTACCCCCTACAAAAACAAGGCAAAAGGGTCTCCGGCACATGCGACCCAGAGAGAGAGACAGATAGATAGTAGGAGTAGGATGGATGGATGGGTGGATTACATTGATTACATAGGCATATGGAGTCTAAGTATTCAACTAGACACATTTAAAATCTTGAAAAATTTGTGAGTTGTATTTAGGCTCCTGCTAGGTCACCGGCTAGCTTGGTTGGTGAAGTGCCCATAGCCATAGCCAGGCTCGGACGGATAGTTTAAGCGTGGCTGTAGACCTCTGCCAAATGTGCATCTATTGGGGTATGTGAAGTTGTGAACACCGGAGACCAGCGTATGCATCGGTCAGACAGACCAGACCACTAGTTAGTAGGAAACGACACACGGGTGTAGTGTAGCCTCGAAGCGCGTCAGTGTGGTGCTGCCAGTACAGCTTAGGGCCGTTAAGTACTCCCACTTGATTGTATTATCAGTCAGTTTTCTTGAGAAAGCAGGAGCCAAATCATGGCCCGTCCAGGGAGGGAGGGGGCCGAGATTATTTGAAATCCTTTGGGCGTTTCACATTCTAGCATAGCAATAGCAGGACGGTTGAGGGCGGGCATGATTGGAGGGCCGGCGACAGGTAAAGAGGAAAAGGCGCGAGCACTGTGGGCGAACATGGCGCCAGCGACCTATCTAGCCAGCCTGCCTGCCTCCAATGGCGGAAGGAAAGCAAACCCCATGATGCATGTAGATGTTGTAGGAGCCATGGCCCTGGCTTGGGACTTTGCCTGTACCCAAGCCAATAAGCCATGTCATGTCACACACTGCTGCTACCAGCACGGATACGGTAGGGCGATAATGGATGGATGGGGGAGCGCCGTGATCTCAGGGACGGATTGGCAGATGCACCTGATGTTTCCCAACGCATGTTCAGGCGGGCCGCGCCCGCTGCCCCCGATCTACTCTACTAGTGCTGCTGCCGCTGCGTCGGTCTGAAAGCGCTCGGAGGCGGGAGTGCGCCGCGATCATGGCGGACACCTTTCAACGGGTGTCACCTCACACACACGCCCACCATCCCACCTTGGCATAGTACTTGACCCATTGAAAGTTTGAACTGCGTCCCCTAAAAATCCATTCGTTTCATACCAGTTTTGCGCAATCTCATGGCTTTCAGCATATCGAACGAGTTCTCCATGCAAGGAGTGAGTCCCGGTGTATATACACAGGCCATTGGAGCAGTTCAGCAGTAGCGCTCGGATCACCGAACGGAAAGCAATGCAAGGAGTCTTATGACATTTCTTCAAGGAAACGGCTGCTTCTTACGTTTAAAGCAAACAATTCCATGGAGGGATATATAATCACGTCCAAGCTACGGAAAGCGAGGTATGTTTGGTGCTCCCAGGATACCAACAGCAGTGAAAGCGATCCTGTCAAAATCAACCGGGGCTCTTAGGTGAGTGACGCGACGCGCCACCCGCCTCATGTAGAAATTTATAACACTCATCTGTCAACCACTACTATAAGCGGGAACAAATCGTACCAACAAAATTGCACAAAACCAACATCACCTGGAATTGTATGCATTTCATCAACATCACCCCTAACGGTCGCAACATAAATAAAAGAATAAAGATACTTCTGAAAACCAGCGATGCCGACACGGTACTATACCTTTGTCTATACCAATATTCTCCCTGATCAAGGCGCTAGTTACTTTAGTCTAATATGATCTACCAGTACTTCAAACTTTAGTAAAGAAAAAGAAGCATTCATTACCATAGAATTTATATGGAGTGGCCGACATGGAAATGACAGAAAGGAAAAGTCTTTTCTTTTTCCTACACAAAATATGCCTGCGATCAAACTCCAGGGCATCATCAACCAACTAAAACCGTCGATTTCTGCAGCAAGAGGCAACGCACAACAGGTTCGGTACAAGCAGAAATCTGTATTAACATTACCCACTGACGCTGAGGGGCCGACGGGTGCCCGTACAAGCAGAAATAATCCACAAAGAATAGTTGGTACATCATACAACTTCAGCTCAGAGAGCAGTCAAAGAGCACATGACACTAGGCTGTGTTGTAATACAAATTCATCGTGTTCATCTTAAGCACGCATGACCTACCGAACAAGAGACGGGTGATGAGGCGGCTCATTATTGTCGCTAGGGTCTGTTAAGACACCTATATCGTCTATATGTACAGCCATCAGCAGGGTTTTACTTCTCCGAGCTGAGTCTTCCTGTGTCCACCTGGGGATCTGCACAACATAACATCTTAGGCTCAGATTTGCTTCTGAATGAAGCTCAGAAAAGACAAAAGCCCATTCAGGTTGCAGCGAAAATGATTCATTACCAAACTATTTTGTAGGTATTCAATCTGAATGTTAGCTAACAAGTCATGTTCTCCTACTATTAAAGGTTTACACTGGATTACTGGACAGATGTTTTCAGATAGACTAATGTAAACACTGAACAAGTATCTACTGTCAATCAGCAAGGGCCCCTACGCCACATTATCTGTAATAACACTTCCCAAAAGTGGCAGCAGTCACATTCCAGGTGATGATAATCCGAGCCAGCAAGTTATCCACTTTAGTCTATCGCAAATGCAATGTGGTAAGCTACTGCATTATTTTAGTCTTTCCAGCAAAAAGGGTATTAATGTTAACATCATCTGATCATGCATAAATAAATAGGATAATATTGTGTGTAGATGGCTGCATAATATGACAACAATAAGACAAGACAGACCTAAAGGCTAGAGTTCAAATGGTGGCATATATAGAATATCAATGACAGTTAGACCAATAGAGTAACTATAAAATATTTTCCTAAGGATTGTGAGCAAACTTACCCCAGGTAAACTTGCAAGGACAAATTAGCTTTCCTCATCATCAGTTTTAGCATTTTTCCTTGACTTCTTCACTGGAtgccaaactttcccttttaacAGAAATTAATTATTAGCCTACCAAACAACAATGAAGATCACAGCCAAAAGGGGAAGCTCCCAATCTAACAATCAAGGTCTTGGATGCACATGCATCTACTAACTCATAGACTCATGGATAATCTGTAACCAATGTAATCAAACTACCATCACTCCATCACTTCTTCCAAAACATAAATCTAACTCAAAACCAGACAGTACTCAACATAAGCCTCACACACCAAATCATAtatggtactccctccgttccaaattacttgtcgtgGGAATAGATGAATCTAGATGCATTTTaatgctagatacatccatttctgcgacgagtaatttagaacggagggagtacaagacaATTGTAACCATTTTGGGCCTCAAGGGAGCAGTAGCACAGTATACTAGACCCATCATATATAACCCTACATAATTCTCATAGTGGAAAACAGCATCAAATAATCTCACCAGCCAATGTTTATCAAACAACTCCCAAGTTGTCGAATGCATGACTAGACAACTAAACTAACCCAGGTTTTCTATATTTAGGCGCCACTATATATACGATGTCTGATGTTTCAATATTTCACTTATGATGGTTGTAGGACACAACAGGCATCACATGACAATGACAAACCAATATCAGCAAGCTCTACGTAGAGTGGAAAAGAAGAAGCCTGCTCACACATCAAGTCCAAATTCTAAGGCCCGCTAGGGTATCCTTCTCTATGTCTACCGATTTGCTCAAAACCATTGTCTAGACAAATGAAAATATAAGCACCATTATGGCACTAATATTACTTGATCAAGTACAACAATGTTTCACCAATTTAAAAATAATTTAATGCTGCATAGAAACAACAAGAGACTCTACCAAAAGTCGAGGTTTCTCCTTCAAAAAAATCAAGCTCTTGGGACTTTCTCTTCTCTTTGAGAGAAAAAGATCAAAGGATGAGTTTGTCAGACCAACAAAGTTCAAAACCTACATATACTGAACACAAATAAACCATAAGAAACAGGACGAGCGTTTGTGAGTATATATGGGCATGGAAGCTAGTATAGTGTGTACACGGGTGTTATGGTGTTCTGTTGTACGACCGTCATACATATGAAGTCATTTAAGTCGTATGCGAATCATTCTCATTTTCATACAATCATACTAGTTATAACCTCACTAAGTACTGACTGTTAAACCTCCAACTGAAGAATGTGCTAATACTTAAGGGCACCACTCCTGGGCCTAGTTATACTATTAGGATTACTAGTAACTTGCAAGACATAATAGAAAGACAATAAGATCAAAGTAAATGACTACCTCATGAAAAAAACAGTCTTTTTCTTATGACAATGATGTGGAGGATCTCAGAGCATCCACATACACTGTAAAGTCATGATAATCCGACCTATGTACAGTGCGTTGAATTTGAATTTATTAATTATCTTCAACCATAAAGGCAAAATTTCTAGTATTTAATTGTGGATTAGGAGGTCCGTTAGGTGGTTAAGATTCATCAGGCAAAGGCAAATAACTTGCAGAAATGCAGATGCATAGGCTAATTAACCTAAAACTGCATTAAAAGTACAGTCAGCTATGAGAATCATCATGCCCTGCATAAGCTAACAAAGGAGCACTCATCTTAAAAAAACAATACTAAGGAAAATAATCACTATCAATACAGCACAGTGACACGTATTTGGATGTGCAACCAGAAAAAAAATCACAATCACTAACTGCACTATCCATTTTAAAAGCATGCAATCATACTATAACCATGCAGTTGAATTTAATGAACGAACAAAACAGAATAAGATAGTAGTACAGGCAAAAGCATGAAATAGAACATAGAAAAACGATTTATCAGTTGTTTTCTGTATCCCACAAACTATGCCATCTACTATGAAAAAATCCTCATAATTTCCTATACCTCCTAAAATGTCTTATAGTTACATGTTTCATCAGGTAGCATATCTCCCATACTAAATCTCACATTGGTGGAAGTAGTACAGCAGAAAAGAAAATTTATTTAGCGTCAACTAAATCATCCAAACACATATCAAATGTCCATGGCGAGCAACTTATCAGGCACCGCATAATTTAACCCAAAGCTAATGATATGCACAGTCTATCATGGTTGATTAGGATTGATTTCACTTGGAGAATAAACAGAATTCCAAGAACATGTTTTAGAGCGCAAAATGGTCCGTGATTTATAACTGCAGAAGGTCAAGTATCAAGCTAGAGGACAGAGAATCGTAACACATCATTGTAGGCGTCTGAAATTTTTTCGGCTTTAGCATTCATTTCGGATATCAGGGGCAGATGCGCCCTTCCGTGCTTCGCGCACATATTAAACGCGGCAGCTCAGCTCCAAGACCATGCACCCATAACACATCATCATTTCGCAATCGAAACAAGTCTCATCGACCTCACCTTGGACGAAATAGGCCTCTGATGGCCATCCCCGCTGCGTGGTGAAGCACATGGCCTCCTCCTTGGTCATCGCGGCCTTAACCATGGTGGCCCTCGCCATCTCCGCCGCGTCGACGGCGGCCCTCGCGTTGTAGACGACGGTGCCGACGAGATCGGACACCCCGAGCGGCCGCCGCATGGGCGGCACCCAGTACGACCCCCCGGGCACGAAGGGGAGCCACTCCGGAGCGGCCCGCCGCACCAGGACGCCGCGGATGGCGTCGTTCAGGCGCCCCATCCCCATCGGCTCCTCCGCGGAGTCGCCCGATGAGGTGGAGGAGGCGGACTCCTCGGAGAGGTCGATCTCGATCAGCTCCACCTTGTCTGAGAGGGCGCGGTGGGGCTGCAGGGAGGACCCCGGGGCGGCCGGgcggcctagggttagggttcgcGCGAGGAGGCGAGCCATGGTGGTAGATGGCTAGGGATCGCGCGGATAATGGGAAGATTTGACACGCGACTCGCCCCGGACGGAGACGAAGACGATGGAGGTTGGGCGTGGGGCCCGCGTGTCATCGGTAGTGAGGGAATCGGTGGCTGGCGCGCGGGGTCCAACCCGTGGTCAAGGGAGATGCAATTTCTAAGTCTCATTTCTGAAGGATGCATTTTATTATTTCTTTTAACTAGCAAAATTACCCGTGCATTGCAAGGGGAGAAACAAATTATCACCCCTAATGCCTCCATCCTTGTTGCCACTTCTTT contains:
- the LOC125539529 gene encoding uncharacterized protein LOC125539529 isoform X1; its protein translation is MARLLARTLTLGRPAAPGSSLQPHRALSDKVELIEIDLSEESASSTSSGDSAEEPMGMGRLNDAIRGVLVRRAAPEWLPFVPGGSYWVPPMRRPLGVSDLVGTVVYNARAAVDAAEMARATMVKAAMTKEEAMCFTTQRGWPSEAYFVQGKVWHPVKKSRKNAKTDDEES
- the LOC125539529 gene encoding uncharacterized protein LOC125539529 isoform X2, translating into MARLLARTLTLGRPAAPGSSLQPHRALSDKVELIEIDLSEESASSTSSGDSAEEPMGMGRLNDAIRGVLVRRAAPEWLPFVPGGSYWVPPMRRPLGVSDLVGTVVYNARAAVDAAEMARATMVKAAMTKEEAMCFTTQRGWPSEAYFVQDPQVDTGRLSSEK